A DNA window from Myxocyprinus asiaticus isolate MX2 ecotype Aquarium Trade chromosome 45, UBuf_Myxa_2, whole genome shotgun sequence contains the following coding sequences:
- the gpr22a gene encoding LOW QUALITY PROTEIN: G-protein coupled receptor 22 (The sequence of the model RefSeq protein was modified relative to this genomic sequence to represent the inferred CDS: deleted 2 bases in 1 codon) — MAGTYEILPTHQLFGRLLHKLLTRTVNTREGRMHTPPVLGFQAIMSNVTVLDNVEPLDFDMDLDVPYPVSFQVSLTGFLMLEIVLGLSSNLTVLALYCMKSNLVSSVSNIVTMNLHVLDVLVCVGCIPLTIVVVLLPLEGNSELICCFHEACVSFASVATAANVLAITLDRYDISVRPANRVLTMGRAVALLGSIWALSFFSFLVPFIEEGFFSQAGNERNQTEDEEPPNQYFTEPGLYYHLLAQIPIFFFTAVVMLVTYYKILQALNIRIGTRFHAAPKKKPKKKKTISMTLTQPESTDASQSSAGRNPPLAMRTSVSVIIALRRAVKRHRERRERQKRVFRMSLLIISTFLLCWTPITVLNTVILSAGPSNFTMRLRLGFLVMAYGTTIFHPLLYAFTRQKFQKVLKSKMKKRVVSVVEADPMPNNVVIHNSWIDPKRNKKVTFEETEVRQKCLSSEDVE; from the exons ATGGCTGGCACCTATGAAATCCTGCCAACACATCAGCTCTTTGGTCGC TTGCTACACAAACTCCTAACAAGGACGGTGAACACAAGGGAGGG GAGAATGCATACCCCTCCTGTGCTGGGATTCCAGGCCATCATGAGCAACGTCACTGTCCTCGATAACGTTGAACCACTTGACTTCGACATGGACTTGGATGTTCCTTATCCTGTCAGTTTCCAGGTGTCTTTGACCGGGTTCCTCATGCTGGAGATTGTGCTAGGTCTCAGCAGCAACCTGACTGTGCTGGCTCTCTATTGCATGAAGTCCAACTTGGTGAGCTCCGTCAGCAACATTGTAACCATGAACCTGCACGTGTTAGATGTGCTAGTGTGCGTGGGATGCATCCCACTGACGATTGTAGTGGTGCTGTTGCCATTGGAAGGCAACAGTGAACTCATTTGCTGCTTCCACGAGGCTTGTGTATCCTTTGCAAGTGTGGCTACTGCTGCCAATGTCCTGGCCATCACTCTAGACCGCTACGACATCTCAGTACGGCCAGCAAATCGAGTTCTAACAATGGGACGGGCAGTGGCCCTATTGGGATCCATTTGGGCACTATCATTCTTTAGCTTTCTGGTGCCCTTCATAGAAGAAGGTTTCTTTAGCCAGGCGGGTAATGAAAGGAATCAAACAGAAGACGAAGAACCTCCAAACCAATACTTTACAGAACCGGGCCTCTACTATCACTTGCTGGCACAGATCCCAATCTTCTTCTTTACAGCCGTGGTCATGTTGGTTACCTATTACAAGATTCTCCAGGCGCTCAACATCCGCATTGGTACTCGTTTCCATGCGGCGCCCAAGAAGAAGCCAAAGAAGAAAAAGACCATCTCTATGACTTTGACTCAGCCAGAGTCCACCGATGCCTCGCAGAGCAGTGCCGGCCGCAATCCACCATTGGCCATGCGTACCTCGGTCTCCGTGATCATCGCCCTTCGCAGGGCAGTCAAACGGCACAGGGAACGCCGCGAGCGACAAAAGAGGGTTTTCCGCATGTCCCTTCTAATCATCTCCACTTTTCTGCTTTGCTGGACACCCATCACCGTGCTCAACACGGTCATCTTGAGTGCTGGGCCGAGCAACTTCACAATGCGCCTAAGACTGGGCTTTCTGGTCATGGCTTACGGAACGACCATTTTTCATCCGCTGCTCTATGCCTTCACTCGGCAGAAATTTCAGAAGGTTCTCAAGAGCAAAATGAAGAAACGTGTCGTTTCAGTTGTTGAGGCTGACCCTATGCCTAATAACGTGGTCATCCACAATTCATGGATTGACCCAAAAAGGAACAAAAAGGTGACTTTTGAGGAGACCGAGGTCAGGCAAAAATGTCTTTCATCAGAGGATGTGGAATGA